Proteins encoded together in one Lathyrus oleraceus cultivar Zhongwan6 chromosome 5, CAAS_Psat_ZW6_1.0, whole genome shotgun sequence window:
- the LOC127086288 gene encoding PRA1 family protein H, translated as MVFSSNPFALSVPEPAFESWLRDTGYLEIIDQRTTAAAEATTAVNSNSSPLVPVTSISFRLLTLLSFVTLNPFAKLTADDFTGDTPSWSRSFVGSPSSYSFPSNPSQARFRVHENVKRYARNYAYLFVVFFASSLYKMPLALVGLISCLALWDFFKFFSERWGLDQYPVIRQCLLRIAQLATAVILIFSNVQMALFCAISVSYAGVILHAAFRKLTPARRPSLVRGG; from the exons ATGGTGTTTTCTTCTAACCCTTTCGCGCTAAGCGTTCCCGAACCCGCCTTCGAATCATGGCTTCGCGACACCGGCTACCTAGAAATAATCGACCAACGCACCACCGCCGCCGCCGAAGCCACCACCGCCGTTAACTCCAACTCTTCCCCATTAGTACCTGTCACTTCCATCTCTTTCCGACTCCTAACCCTCTTATCCTTCGTCACTCTCAATCCCTTCGCCAAACTCACCGCCGATGATTTCACCGGCGATACTCCTTCCTGGTCACGTTCCTTCGTCGGTTCACCTTCGTCTTATTCCTTTCCTTCTAATCCATCACAAGCTCGCTTCCGTGTTCACGAAAATGTTAAACGCTATGCTCGTAACTACGCTTATCTCTTCGTCGTTTTCTTTGCTTCTTCCCT GTATAAGATGCCACTTGCTCTTGTTGGGTTGATATCATGTTTGGCATTGTGGGATTTCTTCAAGTTCTTTAGTGAGAGATGGGGATTGGATCAATATCCTGTGATTCGGCAGTGCTTGCTTCGCATTGCCCAATTAG CAACAGCAGTTATTCTAATATTTTCCAATGTTCAAATGGCTCTCTTCTGTGCCATAAGTGTCAGCTATGCAG GAGTGATACTGCATGCTGCATTCCGGAAGTTGACCCCTGCAAGGCGACCTTCCTTGGTCAGAGGCGGATAG